A stretch of Plasmodium relictum strain SGS1 genome assembly, contig: PRELSG_00_v1_132, whole genome shotgun sequence DNA encodes these proteins:
- a CDS encoding fam-h protein, with the protein MNRKINSILNISAYPGLYSHVYKGYITTDMPTIKIYNQKEKKYTLDFLIKLFIFSFLIWVLQCSNNWYSFRSWNYKNNSKNILNLGANRLLAEKIYKVGQGKEELKLCEQQCKVETELEQRNGQREVEEHIDVEQESEIEAKQANKKVKYNEKILERYNISKICSLYFASILSFTSLLLSIIYTYSPDLEFQRLSFLYIDLSVILFSVLLILEEIKIKHRVKL; encoded by the exons atgaacaGGAAAATTAATTCTATCTTGAATATTAGTGCATATCCAGGACTTTATTCCCACGTTTATAAAGGTTATATTACCACAGATATGCCAActattaaaatatacaaccaaaaagagaaaaaatatacattagATTTTCTTATAAagctttttatattttcctttttaatttGGGTATTACAATGTTCTAATAAT TGGTATTCTTTTAGATCGTggaattacaaaaataactcaaaaaatatattaaatttaggAGCTAACAGATTATTAgcagaaaaaatatataaagtagGACAAGGAAAAGAAGAGTTAAAATTATGTGAACAACAGTGTAAAGTAGAAACGGAATTAGAACAAAGGAATGGTCAAAGAGAAGTAGAAGAGCATATAGATGTAGAACAAGAAAGTGAAATAGAGGCAAAACAggcaaataaaaaagtaaaatataatgagaaaatattagaaagatataatatttcaaaaatatgcTCGTTATATTTTGCttctattttatcttttactTCACTTTTATTATCTATAATATATACCTATTCCCCTGATTTAGAATTCCAAAGATTATCCTTTTTGTATATTGATTTATCTGTTATATTGTTTTCGGTACTTTTAATTCtggaagaaataaaaataaaacatagaGTAAAATTGTAA